The Deltaproteobacteria bacterium sequence CCCATCGAGATACCGTCGCCTTGGATACACCGGCAAAATTAGCGATGTCGGTTCCCTTCAAGCCACCGGTTTGCTGCAAGCGTTCGATGAACCGCACAACCGGTTTGCCCATCTTCCTTGTTTGTTCCATACGCAACTCCGCGCGGTCGGTGTGCCGGGTGGCTCCTGTATCCGATGACACCTTGGTTTCAATATCATATGTAGTGAAACACACAAGTCAACAGCGCGGATGCTATGGAGTTGATTCGCATCCCTCGCCCAACCCCTCCGTTTCGTGTATCGTGGCGGTCGGATCGAGGGACCAATCGAAAGAACCACCAGGAGGAATCCCATGAACAACCTGCGCGGCAAGTACGCCATCGTGGGCGTCGGGCACAGCAAGCTCGGCAAGGTGCCGGAGATGGGGCCCATCGGGATGTTCGCGGTGGCGGCGCGGAACGCCATCGCGGACGCGGGGTTGACCAAGGCGGACGTGGACGGGCTGATCACGCGGGGGCCGGATGACGTGTACTGCCACCACCAGCGGGTGGGGGCGGCGCTGGGGCTCAACGTGACCTACAGCACGTCGACGGACAACGGCGGCGCCAGCCAGGTGCTGGGGGTGGCCATGGCGTGCATGGCCATCGATGCGGGGCTTTGCAGCACGGCGGTGGTGGGCTTCGGGCGGGATACGTGGTCCCGGACGCACCGCACGGAGACCGCGCGCAAGCGGGTCAACATCGGCATCCAGAACCAGGGCGAGTTCGGGCCCGAGTTCGGCTGGTTCGGCGCTCCGTCCAACTACGCGGTGTCGGCGCGGCGCCACATGAAGCTCTACGGCACCACCAAGGAGCAGTTGGGCCACATCGCGGTGGCGTTCCGCGAGCACGCGAGCCGCAACCCCAACGCGTTCTTCCAGAAGCCGGTCACCATCGAGGAGTACCTGAACGCGCGTATGATCGTCGATCCCCTGTGCCTCTACGACTGCAGCGTCTACATCGACGGCGCCGCCGCGGTGGTGGTGACCTCGGCGGAACGCGCCCGGGACCTGAAGCAGCCGCCGGCCCATGTCATGGGTTTCGGTTTCGGCAACCGGCTCAGCGGCTGGTTCGAGGAGAGCAACATGCTCACCACCGGGGCCAAGGAGGCGGGCGAGGGAGCCTACCGCATGGCCGGCATCGGCCCCGAGGACGTGGACACGGCCCAACTCTACGACTGCTTCACGCAGATGGTGCTGCTGCAGCTCGAGGACTACGGCTTCTGCGACAAGGGTGAAGGCGGCCCGTTCGCCGCTTCGGGGGCGCTGCGGCTGGGCGGCCGGCTGCCCACCAACACATCGGGCGGGCAGCTCTCGGAAGGGCATACCGAAGGCATGTTGCAGATCGTGGAAGGCGTGCGCCAGGTCCGCCGCGAGCACGGACCCGACCGCCAGGTGAAGGACGCCGAAGTGGCCTTGGTGAGCGAACACGGCGGCAATACGGCCTGCCAGTCCGCCATGATCCTGGCGAGGGAAGCATCATGAGCGAGTACACCAAGCCGTTGCCGTATCCCACGGTGGAGTCGGAGCCCTTCTGGGAGGGCTGCAAGCGCCACGAGTTGTTGTTGCCGCGGTGCCGCGCGTGTTCCGGATACTGGTTCCCGCCCGGTGCCACCTGCCCGCACTGCTGGAGCACGGAGTGGGACTGGACCAAGGCGTCGGGCCGCGGCAGGATCCACTCGTTCGGCGTCTACCACCGAGTGTACCACCCGGGGTTCGAGGGCGAAGTCCCCTACGTGTTCGCGGTCGTTCAACTGGAGGAAGGACCTCGGCTGGTGAGCAACGTGGTGAACGAGTCGCCCGAGAAGCTCGAATGCGACCAACCCGTGGAGGTGGTGTTCGAGGATGTCACGGAGGACGTGACCCTCTACAAGTTCAGGCCCGCGGGCTGACCGCCCGTGTAAACCGCGCGCTAGCGCGACGCCTTGGTGAGCGTCTGGATGAGCGGATCGGCCTGCTTGTTGCTGACGCTTCTCCGGAGCAGGATGTCCCGTGGCGTGACATCCACGGTCCCGTAGTAGGTGCGGTTGTCGTCTCGACTCACCACCACGCCCCCGCCCTCCACCGACAGGCCCGCGAACAGCCCCTTGACGCGGGCGAACGAGAAGAGGTCGAAGATCTCGGCCTTGGCGCCGACGCCGTCCGGACCCACGCCGATGCTCGCGTCGGCGCCAAGCTGGAACTTGTCGGTGAGAAATCTCCTGAGGCCCGTGTCCGTCATGATCATGAGGATGACCTCGCCCGCCCCGACGCCGAACTGAAGGCCGACGGAACCCGACAACACGTCATAGAAGGCGGGATAGCTCCACCGGCCGTCCTTGTCCTGCGCCAGGAGCACGCCCTTGCCGATGGAGCCGCCAACGAAAAAGCCGCCCTTGACGAAGCTCGGCATGATGAGGAGGCCCTTGGCGTAACGGACATTGTTCCGGAACCACGTCATCCGGGAATCCCGTTGGAATTCCTCGAAGGTCACACGGGCCTTGTCCACTCTGACGGCCAAGTCCTTCGCGGCCGTTGGCTGTCCGAACACGACGGCGGACGACATGGAGAAGAGGAACAAGACGGCGAGCGAAACCAGAGTTCTCTTCATTGAATGCCTCTCTTCCTCCAGTGGCCCGCGGACCGACGACCCAGCCTGACCGTGCACTTTCAGGATACCACGCGAGACGGGCATGAAAAACGGAATACGCGACTTCTTCAGAACTCGGTGCCGATACCGGCGGCCCGTGCCTTGTCGTGGGCAAGCCGCGCCAGCGCCATGTACCCGACGCCCTGATCGCTGTTCTGCTTGAAGAGGGTGATCTCGCGGTCGTTGCGGCGGCCGCGGGTCTTCCCGGTGACCAGAGCGCTCAGGTCCTTGACGTGGTCCCAAGCGATCACTCCGTTTTGCACCGGCTC is a genomic window containing:
- a CDS encoding OB-fold domain-containing protein yields the protein MSEYTKPLPYPTVESEPFWEGCKRHELLLPRCRACSGYWFPPGATCPHCWSTEWDWTKASGRGRIHSFGVYHRVYHPGFEGEVPYVFAVVQLEEGPRLVSNVVNESPEKLECDQPVEVVFEDVTEDVTLYKFRPAG
- a CDS encoding lipid-binding SYLF domain-containing protein: MKRTLVSLAVLFLFSMSSAVVFGQPTAAKDLAVRVDKARVTFEEFQRDSRMTWFRNNVRYAKGLLIMPSFVKGGFFVGGSIGKGVLLAQDKDGRWSYPAFYDVLSGSVGLQFGVGAGEVILMIMTDTGLRRFLTDKFQLGADASIGVGPDGVGAKAEIFDLFSFARVKGLFAGLSVEGGGVVVSRDDNRTYYGTVDVTPRDILLRRSVSNKQADPLIQTLTKASR
- a CDS encoding thiolase family protein, coding for MNNLRGKYAIVGVGHSKLGKVPEMGPIGMFAVAARNAIADAGLTKADVDGLITRGPDDVYCHHQRVGAALGLNVTYSTSTDNGGASQVLGVAMACMAIDAGLCSTAVVGFGRDTWSRTHRTETARKRVNIGIQNQGEFGPEFGWFGAPSNYAVSARRHMKLYGTTKEQLGHIAVAFREHASRNPNAFFQKPVTIEEYLNARMIVDPLCLYDCSVYIDGAAAVVVTSAERARDLKQPPAHVMGFGFGNRLSGWFEESNMLTTGAKEAGEGAYRMAGIGPEDVDTAQLYDCFTQMVLLQLEDYGFCDKGEGGPFAASGALRLGGRLPTNTSGGQLSEGHTEGMLQIVEGVRQVRREHGPDRQVKDAEVALVSEHGGNTACQSAMILAREAS